The following DNA comes from Fervidibacillus albus.
TCGTCATCCTAGCATTGACGATTCCAAAGGGGATTGAAAAATATCGAGAGAAAAAGCGAAAAGATAAGCGGAAACAAAAAATGCTCAACGACTTACAGGCATCATCACAGGAGGGGAAGACGATTGCTTGAGTTACAACGAGTTCATAAAATTTTTAATGAAGGTACGTTAGACGAAAAAATCGCCTTGGACGACATTCACCTTTCTCTTGAAAAGGGAGACTTTGTCACGATCATTGGTAGTAATGGTGCCGGGAAGTCGACGTTGATGAACATTATATCCGGTGTATTAACGCCCGATACTGGATATGTGAAGATTAATGGAGAAAACGTGACGTCCATGCCCGAATATAGACGATCACGGTTCATCGGCCGCGTGTTCCAAGATCCAATGGCAGGCACCGCCCCTTCTATGACGATTGAGGAAAACTTGGCGATGGCTTATTCCAGAACGAATAAACGTTCCTTACGATTAGGGGTTACGAAAAAAAGGCGAGAATTTTTCAGACAATCGGTAGCTTCTTTACATCTCGGATTGGAAGAGCGGTTGAATGCGAAAGTCGGTTTATTATCAGGTGGGGAAAGGCAAGCGATCTCCCTTTTAATGGCGACATTTACCCAACCGGAAATTCTCCTATTAGATGAACATACGGCCGCTTTAGATCCAGCTCGTGGTAAATTAATTACCGAATTGACGAGGGAAATCGTGGAAAAATCGAATTTAACGACGCTCATGGTCACCCATAATATGCAACA
Coding sequences within:
- a CDS encoding ABC transporter ATP-binding protein, which gives rise to MLELQRVHKIFNEGTLDEKIALDDIHLSLEKGDFVTIIGSNGAGKSTLMNIISGVLTPDTGYVKINGENVTSMPEYRRSRFIGRVFQDPMAGTAPSMTIEENLAMAYSRTNKRSLRLGVTKKRREFFRQSVASLHLGLEERLNAKVGLLSGGERQAISLLMATFTQPEILLLDEHTAALDPARGKLITELTREIVEKSNLTTLMVTHNMQQALELGNRLIMMDKGQIILDIREKEKKELTIEDLMDEFQKIRGEKLASDRTLLA